The proteins below come from a single Zea mays cultivar B73 chromosome 8, Zm-B73-REFERENCE-NAM-5.0, whole genome shotgun sequence genomic window:
- the LOC109941544 gene encoding uncharacterized protein, which yields MSKKAAEGSGGGGGKLGRWLGAPVRALSRACDSYVRRMSACAGRVPAHAATYGGRGGFAPGAATFSSRSRRRGGGQEEDVNELVRAMSLRQAAAAATETTVPVRSRSVAVGRIDEDAPCEFGADDAVRVGGPAVRRVRSVAVAGAGYN from the coding sequence ATGAGCAAGAAGGCGGcggagggcagcggcggcggcggcggcaagctGGGGCGGTGGCTGGGCGCGCCGGTGCGGGCGCTGTCGCGCGCGTGCGACTCGTACGTGCGCCGCATGTCGGCGTGCGCGGGCCGGGTGCCGGCGCACGCGGCCACGTACGGCGGGCGCGGCGGGTTCGCGCCGGGGGCCGCCACGTTCAGCTCGCGCTCCCGGCGCCGCGGCGGGGGCCAGGAGGAGGACGTCAACGAGCTCGTGCGCGCCATGTCCCTGCGCCAGGCGGCGGCGGCCGCCACGGAGACGACGGTGCCGGTCCGCAGCCGGAGCGTGGCGGTGGGGCGGATCGACGAGGACGCGCCGTGCGAGTTCGGCGCCGACGACGCCGTGCGCGTCGGTGGCCCCGCCGTGCGCAGGGTCCGCAGCGTCGCCGTGGCCGGCGCCGGGTACAACTAA
- the LOC103642998 gene encoding formin-like protein 5 gives MPRHDYHHPPPPACCSCCCAGAGAAPCYYPAPAPAPPSSTASDQLLHAIAAHLLLSSPVPAQPQSQPQPQPQPQPPPPPAAQHATNPHPYPYPYPQQYQYQYQQQEPKHHTYIHPPLPQLRPNPSGDNGHLLLHSLLRRVAAIESALPHCFPAPPPARRPPHPNHRPRRAARYHEEEQEVEEDGSEPESPPSPPPPRPRPRPRRSARAGPPSAASDRAARTIQAHFRRFLARRSRTLRQLKELAVLRSKAAAIRGSLSGRRGGADPAAVSEVAMGLLLRLDAIQGGDPMIREGKRAVSRELTRILEFVDKVLIKEHQQMVMGDALETHEYHDGCNATFVAARPSVSKKVSFSGNDQVRTLNGKIENRNEVDEGSEGSSSAESDELKPNKRGAYGKPGLAAPMPVHMESRPVAGERR, from the exons ATGCCCCGTCACGACTACCACCACCCGCCCCCGCCCGcatgctgctcctgctgctgcgcgggcgcgggcgcggcgccgTGCTACTACCCGGCGCCAGCGCCGGCCCCGCCCAGCTCCACCGCGTCCGACCAACTCCTCCACGCTATCGCcgcccacctcctcctcagctccCCGGTCCCCGCTCAGCCGCAGTCGCAACCCCAGCCCCAGCCCCagccccagccgccgccgccccccgcCGCACAACACGCCACGAATCCCCATCCCTATCCGTATCCTTACCCTCAGCAGTACCAGTACCAATACCAGCAGCAGGAGCCCAAGCACCATACCTACATCCATCCACCGCTGCCACAGCTGAGGCCCAATCCATCCGGCGACAACGGCCACCTCCTGCTCCACTCGCTCCTGCGTCGGGTGGCAGCGATCGAGTCCGCGCTTCCCCACTGCTTCCCGGCCCCTCCTCCGGCTCGCCGACCGCCCCACCCAAACCATCGCCCGCGCCGCGCGGCCCGCTaccatgaggaggagcaagaggtGGAGGAAGACGGATCGGAACCGGAGTCGCCGCCCTCGCCTCCACCtccgcggccgcggccgcggccaCGACGATCGGCGCGCGCGGGGCCGCCCTCCGCGGCGAGTGACCGCGCGGCGCGGACGATCCAGGCCCATTTCCGCCGCTTCCTGGCGCGGCGCTCCAGGACGCTGCGCCAGCTCAAGGAGCTCGCCGTGCTCCGGTCCAAGGCCGCGGCGATCCGGGGGTCGCTCTCCGGCCGCCGCGGTGGCGCCGACCCCGCCGCCGTCTCCGAGGTGGCCATGGGCCTCCTCCTCCGGCTCGACGCTATCCAG GGAGGAGACCCGATGATCCGGGAGGGCAAGCGAGCGGTGAGCCGGGAGCTAACCCGGATCTTGGAGTTCGTGGACAAGGTGCTGATCAAAGAGCATCAGCAGATGGTTATGGGTGATGCATTGGAAACCCACGAGTACCATGACGGCTGCAATGCTACATTCGTGGCAGCTCGCCCGTCTGTGAGCAAAAAGGTGAGTTTCTCTGGTAATGATCAGGTTCGCACGCTCAATGGAAAGATAGAGAATAGAAATGAGGTTGATGAGGGCTCTGAAGGCTCCAGCTCTGCTGAGTCTGATGAACTGAAGCCTAACAAGAGAGGTGCCTATGGTAAGCCTGGGCTTGCAGCACCAATGCCTGTGCACATGGAATCGAGGCCGGTTGCTGGTGAAAGGAGATGA